In the Pongo abelii isolate AG06213 chromosome 2, NHGRI_mPonAbe1-v2.0_pri, whole genome shotgun sequence genome, CCGTATAATTCCCAGGCCGACTCTGCGGGGGACAGGGGCAAATCCAAGGGTGGCGGCAAGATGAATGAGGAGATCTCCAGCGACTCTGAGAGCGAGAGGTGAGCTGTTCTTTTCCACATAGTGGGAGGGAAAACTGAGTCCCATGGTGCACGGAAGACTGAGTGAGTCCGAACAGAGCTGAGCCGAGAACCCAAGACTCTGGCCCTTGGCTCTGAGATCGTGGCTCTTTCCTTTAGTTTCTGGTCCTGCAAAGTCTTGTTTCTGCGAGGTCTCTGGGTGGGAAGGACCCTGGGCCCCAATCCGAGGCCATTGAGACCTCTTTAGGTTTTGGCAGGGACTGGACTGATTGAGAAATTGCaggaaaagagaacaaagctgtCAAGTATTTCTTGCATCCTTCTTCCCTTGCCAGTTTTCCTGCAATTTCACAATTACTGGACTCCCCGTCTCttaatatgccaggcactgtcttTGCTGTTGGAAGTGCAGAGATAGGCAGGCGGGTGAAGAGAGTGTTGTAGTGAGGTGTGTGTTTTATAGTTGTGTGTTCTGGTAACAGGGGAGGGACATTTAAATAGGGTCTTGAGAGATGAAGAGGAGTCTCTCACGGAGAGGTAGGGAAGGCATTCAGTGATCAGAGGAAAGTCTGAGGTGTAAGTGTGCCAGAATGGGCAGTAGAAAAGATGGAAGGGTGCTGGGCCTGGtaactcatgcctctaatcccagcactttgggaggccaaggcgggaggattgcttgaggtcaggagtttgagaccagcctgggcaacatagcgagatcttgtctgcacaaaaacaaaaaaagttagctgggtatggtggtgtgcacctgtagtcccaactactcattAGGCTAAGGTTTGGGGATCCCTTCCCAGGGAGTTGaagctacagtgaactatgatcatacactgctctccagtctgggtgacagagcaagatcctgtctctaaaaaaaaaaacacacacacaaaaacaggagGACTGGTCATAAGTGCATGTAGATTGTAGAGGGCTTTGAATGCCTCGCTCATTTCTGCAGGTGATGGGTGTGGTTGCTTGCAGGATTTCAAAGGGTCAGGCAAGGTGTCAGGCCTGACCCTGTGGGTTGGAGGCTCTTGGACCAGAGAATCCTAGTGCCTTCTCTATGAGTTGACTTTAGAACCTCGCTTCTAAAATTGAGTATGTATTGCCTTAATTTGCTCACGGAAAGActtaatgtactttttttttttgtttttgagacagagtctcactctgttgcccaggctggagtgcagtggtgcgatctcggctcactgcagcctctgcttcccaggttcaagtgattctcctgcctcagccacctgagtagctgggattataggcctgcaccaccatgcctggctaattatgtatgtttagtagagacggagtttcaccatgttggccaggctggtctcgaactcctgacctcaagtgatccgcccaccttagcctcccagagtgctaggattataggcatgagccaccacacccagccattaaTGTACTTTTCTTAATCTGAAGGTTATTGTGGGTGAGTGTGTGCCAGGCTAGTGTGGGCTAagtgcttttaaatatttttagaatgttGTGTTGTGAAGTGTGTTAGATACAGAAGAGTGAATGAGATATATTTGTGCTACAGAGAGTAATGGTAAAATGGTAAACCTCTGTATACTTACTTACCACTTAGGTTAAGAACTAGAACATTTGCAGAAACTTAGAAGCCCCAACTGTCATTCCTAACTTGAGTTAAtcatttctttggtttctttgttcttcttttaaaaaattaacattttccatttaggtgtaatttacatatagtaacattcactttttaaagttatagttcaatgagttttgacaaacacaCACAGTCGTGTGACCACCTCTACCCTGAAGGTAAAGAGTTTCATCACCCTCCAAAACTCCTCCTGCTCCTTCATAGTCAGCCCCTGTCCTTCCCCCCAAGTCTCTGCTAACCACTGCCCCTAGAGTTGTGCATTTTCTAGCATGCcctgtaaatggaatcatagtgTGTACTTCCCTTGCATTTCTTTAGCATTCTGCCTCATGCGTATGAATCCTTCAACAATAGATTAATTAGTTTGGCTAAATTGAGTAGAAGTCCGAAGTTAACACAGGTCCTTTGGCTGTGTAAGGGAAGGGCAGCACTAGCCCTGTTGGCTGAAGGCTTGCCAGGCACAGGGCACTAAATTATTTCTGGGGCATGGTCCAGCTTTGGCTTTCCTGAGAGTTTCCAAGATCCCTTCTGGGGAAGTCAGGGGCAGGGTTACGAGTGAGTCCTGGGAAACACGGTTAGGGGAGTGGACAGAGACTAGATGTCTGCAGGCACATGATCAGAGGGAGTGGGCTGCCCTGGATCCTCTGTGTCTGAGTGCCCATGAcctacccccacctcccaggagcAGGTCAAAGCAGGGCCTGTCTTTGAGTGAAGTGAGTACTCTCAGCTGGTCTGGGGGCTGGGGCATGGAGGGGAAAGCCGTAACTTCACCAGTAAAGGCCAATCCCCAAACAGTGAAGGTTCGCTTGGAACCTTGTTCCCAGGGTAAAGGATGGTGCTGTGGTGATGACAGTCCTGGTGTGTCTGCCTGGTGGGTCTTTGGATCTGATCCAGACTGCCCCTGTTATGTCTGGGTATGGTGTCACCTTTTCTGCTCTCTGTGTCGCATCTCTGGTTTCCGGTATCCCTTGCCTTTCTCTTTCCCAGTTTACCCTCTTGTTTGGGAGCACAGCCTCTAtccttcttaaagaaaaagagggagaaaattcCGTGGCACCTTGCACACCTGGCAGTGTCGTCATTGATTGTTTGACTGGGCATGGCATTTTAGGGGTCAGTGTATTCCTCCAGAGCTTTGTGTGTGAGTCTCCTTTGTCTTCTTGTTTTCAGTATTGCTGTTGAGATGCCTGTGCATTTTGATTCCTGACTCTTTGTATGTGACCTGATTTCTTTTGGAAGCCTGGTTTCTCTTGGAAGCCTCCTCTTTCTCCCAGAGTTGAGAGGCTTTAGTGATCTCTTTGGGATTTGGGTCTGTTTCCACCCCTACGTGGGGCACTGAGTGGGGCCTTTTAGTTTGGGGAGTCACATCCTTCAGTTTTCTGCAGTGTAGTCACCGGCCACGTGGGCTGGCAGGGAATGGGGGAGGTTGGATGGCAGGGTGAGCATCCAAAAGGCACGATCCTAGCGGCCAGAGGAACAAGGTGAGCCCCTCAGACCCAGCCCCTTCCTGCCCACAGCCTAGCTCCAAGGAagcctgaggaggaggaggaggaagagctggaggaaactgcacaggaaaagaagctGCGCTTGGCCAAGCTCTACTTAGAGCAGCTCCGTCAGCAAGGTGAGCCAGTGAGCAGGCCAGCCATGGGCAGGGCTTGTGCCTGTGCTGGTCTGCTGCTCATCGCTGCAGCCCCAGCCACTTGATGGGTGACTGACATGGGTTCCCAGTGAGTGCCCGGGCTGTCGGTGCTGGCTGCCCTGTGGGGGTGGCCAGGAGCTCTCATGGGCCTCCTGGGGAGCCTGCAGGGGGCTGATCTGATAAGTAAAGGCAGGAGGAAACCCTCCAGCTTGCCCTCCCCTCTGCTGAGGCAGCTGGAGCTTCCTGCATTATCCAGCGCTGGGGCAGTGGGATGGGGACAGGATGGAGGGGAAAGAGGGGTCTCAGCCTCAGTTTATTTGGTCTGGTCTGTCCTGCACAGAGGAGGAGAAGGCTGAGGCCCGTGCATTTGAGGAGGACCAGGTGGCGGGGCGCCTGAAGGAGGATGTGGTAAGTGTGGAGGGAGagttgggggagggtggaggtggaGCTGATCTGCTCCCAGGGTCTCATCCACCTCTTCTCCATGCAGCTCGAGCAGAGGGGCAGGCTGCAGAAGTTGGTGGCAAAGGAGGTGAGTGgacatggtattttgttataaggTTGGAGGGAATTGGGGGCCCCACTTGGGTTGGTGGGCAGGTGGCTCGGTGGGGGCTCAGAGTGTGGGGGCCTTTGCTCTGGAACATGGTGGACACTTGGGCCTATCTGGTCAGGTAAGGATCTGGTCCTTGTAGCCTTGGGTCTTGTTTTCCTTCTGGCCTGGGTGGGAAAGGCCAACACTGCGCGGTGGGGTTGGTGAGGTGGTGCCTTTATGCCACTAGCCACAGTGACCCAGCCCCTGTCTGCCCAGATCCAGGCCCCAGCCTTGGCTGACATTCGTGTTTTACGGGGGCATCAGCTGTCTGTCACATGTTTGGTCATCACCCCCGATGACTCAGCCATCTTCTCTGCTGCCAAAGACTGCACCGTCATTAAGTGTGAGTGAGTGCCTGGGTGGGGCTGGAGCCCCCTTGGCGGATGCGGGAGGGCTGTCAGGGGAGTGGGAGTGGTCACGGCAGGCTGAGCCCTGCAGGGGGGAAGTCTCTGGAGGCAGGTTTGCTGCCCTAGAAGTGCtctctgggtgacagtgaaagcTGCTGCCCGGCAGTGGAGCTTATGAGCTCCCTGTCCCTAGAGACCTTTGGACAAAGTCAGGATGATGATTTAATGGGAATTAATGCCGCTGGTGGGTGGTTGGACTAGAAGACATTTGAGGCTGTGCAGTCCTGGGATTGAGTGCCCGGTCCTCCTGGGTTCCCATCCATTGCTGGCTGACCAGCAGTTCCTTCTACACCTGGTGTAGTAACAGAAGAACTCACACCATCAATCCCAAAGTCCTTGTTCATCCCTTCTCTTCTTTGGGCTGTGTGGCTGCTGTTTGGCATTAATGTCCCtcttcatagatgaggaaactgaggcagcttGTCCGGAGGCTCACAGTGGCTGAGCCAGGTCTTCTGGCCGAGTCCGGGACATTTGCCATGGCTCTTCTTTCCATGCTGCCCCTTGACGGGGGTTGCCAGCCAGCCCTATCCCCCCATCCCAGTagcttctcccccacccccaacggCAGGGAGCGTGGAGAGTGGACGGAAGCTGCGTGTGATTCCTCGAGCCAAGAAGGGTGCCGAGGGAAAGCCCCCTGGCCACAGCAGCCACGTCCTCTGCATGGCCATCTCCTCCGACGGCAAGTACCTTGTAAGGCCAGGTTGGCCCTGGGGGCAGGCAGGAGGTCTGGtgcatggtgggtgcctgtgatcatTGTCTTCATCCCTGCAGGCCTCCGGTGACCGCAGCAAGCTCATTCTCATTTGGGAGGCCCAGAGCTGCCAGCACCTGTACACCTTCACAGGACACCGGGATGCAGTGTCGGTGAGGAGCTGGGTCTATGCCAGTGGATCTTTAGTGGGCACATGCTAGTGTTCTAGGCTCAGTGCTGGCCTCTGTAGTCCCCGTCCTCAGGGAACCTGCATCCTGGGGTAGCGAGTGGGTAGTGAGTGGTGCTGTAAAATACATAAATGGGCGAAAGGGAtggggaggagctgggggagACTGGGCCGAGCTTGCTCAGGAATCAACGAGGGCCTTGAGAAGCCGCCTCTGGGCGTGGTGTGGcagctcttgcctataatcctagcactttgggaggccaagatggaggatcatttgagcccaggagatggaggctgcagtgagctatgatcgcaccactgcactccagcctgagcaacagaatgagaccctgtcgctaaaaaaaataaataaataaaaaagaagtctgCATCTGCTCAGGGGCAGACGGGCATGTGGGCGGCACAAAAGTGCCTCACAGGACATGCCACGTGGCTTGCTTTTTGGGAAGTCCTCCCTGGGCCTGACCTGTCTCTCGCCTGCTGTAGTCCAGGTCCCCTTTGTCCTCTCCCCATGCACCCTTAGGGTCTGGCATTCCGTAGAGGCACCCACCAGCTCTACAGCACGTCCCACGATCGCTCTGTGAAGGTGTGGAATGTAGCAGAGAACTCCTACGTGGAGACGCTGTGAGTATGTTTGGGAGAGGGTGTGTGGATGGTATGGGAGAGGGTATAGGAGTGTGTGCCCATGAGTTCATGCGATACCCCTATCCCCCCATCCTGCTCTGCCCGGCCCTCTAGCTTCGGACACCAGGATGCTGTGGCTGCGCTGGATGCCTTGAGCCGGGAGTGCTGTGTGACGGCTGGAGGCCGGGACGGGACTGTACGTGTGTGGAAGATCCCTGAGGAGTCCCAGCTTGTCTTCTATGGCCACCAGTAAGGTGGCCTGCCATGCCAGTGGGGGCTACATGGGCTGGGGGTGGGCTTGGGCCACAACCCTCACAGCCCCTTTCTCCAGGGGCTCCATCGACTGCATCCACCTAATCAATGAGGAGCACATGGTGTCCGGCGCGGACGATGGGTAAGAGCTCCTTTGGATGTCTCTGGCCACAGCTTCTGCTCCTGAGCGCTGGCTGCCCACGGGGCCCTGAGCTTGCCCCAGGGCACCCCCAGTGGGGGAGCTGTTGTAACCTCTTTTCATAGATGAGGATGATGAGGCAGAGAGCTCAGATGACCTTGTCTGGGCTGTGTGCCCTTGATCCCTTCCTGTcgtggccttttttctttttttttagaattaaaaaaaattttttgtgggtGCTTAGTATGTATTTGTGGGGTActtgagatgttttgatacaggcatgcaataagtaataatcacatcatgggaaatggggtatccatcccctcaagcattaaTCCTTTGTGTTATACATGGGGTC is a window encoding:
- the RRP9 gene encoding U3 small nucleolar RNA-interacting protein 2, with translation MSATAAARKRGKPASGAGAGAGAGKRRRKADSAGDRGKSKGGGKMNEEISSDSESESLAPRKPEEEEEEELEETAQEKKLRLAKLYLEQLRQQEEEKAEARAFEEDQVAGRLKEDVLEQRGRLQKLVAKEIQAPALADIRVLRGHQLSVTCLVITPDDSAIFSAAKDCTVIKWSVESGRKLRVIPRAKKGAEGKPPGHSSHVLCMAISSDGKYLASGDRSKLILIWEAQSCQHLYTFTGHRDAVSGLAFRRGTHQLYSTSHDRSVKVWNVAENSYVETLFGHQDAVAALDALSRECCVTAGGRDGTVRVWKIPEESQLVFYGHQGSIDCIHLINEEHMVSGADDGSVALWGLSKKRPLALQREAHGLRGEPGLEQPFWISSVAALLNTDLVATGSHSSCVRLWQCGEGFRQLDLLCDIPLVGFINSLKFSSSGDFLVAGVGQEHRLGRWWRIKEARNSVCIIPLRRVPVPPAAGS